The Pigmentiphaga aceris DNA segment CACCGTCGCCCGCCACGCGCAGAATCACTTCTTTATAGCCACCCAGCTCCGACTCACTGGCCGACATGATTTCCACCTGCCAGCGCTGGCGCTCGGCATAACGGGTGTACATGCGCAGCAAGTCGCCTGCGAACAGCGCGCTTTCATCGCCGCCGGTACCGGCACGGACTTCGATGAACAGGCTGCGACCGTCGTCGGGGTCTTTGGGCAGCAACAGCAGTTGCAGGTCGAGCGCGAGTTGTTCAAGCCGGGCACGGCCCGCCTTCAACTCATCTTCGGCCATGTCCTTCATGTCCGGATCGCCCAGCATCTCGATCGCGGTATCGATGTCGGCTTCGGTATCCATATAGGACTTGAAACCCATCACCACCGGTTCGAGTTCGCTGCGTTCACGCGAGAGTTTGCGAAACCCGTCCATATTGGAGGCGGTTTCAGGGGACGCGAGCAAAGCGTCAACTTCGGTCAGGCGTCGAGTGAGCTGCTCGAGCCGGCCGCGCATTGAAGCTTTCATGGGGGGCTAGGAGCGAGTGGTGCGCGAGCGCTGCGGATACAAGCGCGGCAGCCAGCCCAGCAATTGCTGCCGGTCTGTGCCTTGGCTTTGATTGAGGGCAGCGAGGGGGCCATGCAAATATTTCTGCGTCAGCCCGTGGGCAAGTTGTTCAAGTACCTGGTCGGGCGATTCGCCGCGCGCCAAAGCTTTGCGTGCGCGGTCGAGTTCAGCTTCACGCAGGCTGTTGGCAGCTTCGTGCAGGTCACGAATGACCGGCACCACCAGACGCGAATCCATCCAGTGCATGAAATTCTGCACCCGCGTCTCAATAATGGCTTCCGCCTGCACCACCGCAGCCTGGCGCGATTCCGTGGCGTTCTGCACCAGCCGACCCAGATCGTCGACAGAATACAGGTACACGTCGTCGAGCCGCGCGACTTCAGGTTCGATATCGCGGGGCACGGCCAAGTCCACCATCACGATCGGACGACGGCGGCGCGCGCGCGTGGCGCGTTCCACCATCCCCAGGCCGAGGATGGGAAGGGAGCTTGCCGTACAGGATACGACCACATCGAATTCAGCCAGCCGATCAGGCAGATCAGCCAGGCGCATGGTGCCCGCTGAAAAGCGCGTAGCCAAAGATTCCGCACGGTCCAGCGTGCGATTGGCCACCACCATGCCGGCAGGGCGCTGCGCCGCAAAGTGCGTGGCGCACAGTTCCATCATCTCGCCCGCGCCGACGCACAACACCTTCACCTGCGTCAGATCGCCGAAGACACGTTCAGCCAAACGGACGGCCGCAGCCGCCATCGACACCGAATCTTCGCCAATCGCGGTTTGTGAACGGACTTCCTTGGCGACCGAAAAAGTCTTCTGGAACAACTGATGCAGCAACGTGCCCATCGAGCCCGCTTCTTCAGCGGCACGCACGGCAGTCTTCATCTGGCCCAGGATCTGGGTTTCACCCAGCACCATGGAATCCAGACCGCTGGCCACCCGGAACGCGTGACGAACCGCGTCGTTCTGAGTGTGCTTATAGATATGGGGGCGCAGCTGGCTATCGTCGAGCTGGCGGAAATCGGCCAGCCAGGCCGGCACGCGCTCGATCACGTTGCGCTCGGCCGCACAGTAGATCTCGGTCCGATTACAGGTAGACAGAATGGCCGCTTCCCGCACCGCACCGCCAAACGTCGCCCGCAATCCCTCAAGCGCAGGGCGCAGCAGTTCCATCGGCAAGGACACGCGTTCACGCACGGAAACCGGAGCGGAGACGTGGTTCAGGCCGAAAGTAAGGACGTCGACGGACATGGATGGATGCGGTGACTGGTCTGCGAAGCAGCCTTGATTATAGGTCTGCGAGGCTTTTGGGGGGTTGTCCTCAGGAGACGAGGAGAAGGAAGGTGCTTTGATCTAGCGCAAAGATGGGGGCTTGGTGGCGGTAAAGGAAGTCGGTGCTATGTGGCTGGCTTGGTTCTACCCTGGCGCAAAATTTTTTAGGCCGAGTTGTGCTCGAGGGCGAAATCCATGTATTATCTCTGTCTCGGCACTGCAGCGACGGAAACAACGCAGCAAGTGTAAAGAGATGGCCTGGTAGCTCAGTTGGTAGAGCAGCGGATTGAAAATCCGCGTGTCGGTGGTTCGATTCCGCCCCAGGCCACCAAGAATTCTGAATAAGATCAAAGGGTTACAGGCTTTTAGCTTGTAGCCCTTTTTCTTTATCTTGGTTCATGTAGCCACATTTGTATGGCTCAATCGGTACGCCTTCTTCGCTTGCCAAGACGCCCGCTAGCTTTCTCCCCTGCGGGCATTTCCAGTCATGGCCAGCTCTCTCTCGCAGCTCTTCCCGCAGCGCCTCTACAAAGCGCTGAGAGGATGGGTCACCTGACGATTCAGGATAGGGCTGATCGTCGCGTAAGTCGGATGCAGTGCATTGGCTCCACCATCGCTTCGGGAGCCAGTGTTAGTCGGTCAATTGATCTAGCTGCGAGGCAGCGCTATCAGCAATTGAACGGGCGAGCCATCTTGCTTGGTATCTTTGGCTGGCCTGAAGGCCAGTAAGTTAGCCAAGCAAAAAAGTCCATTTCAGAGCAAATCTGGCGCCGCCTGCGAGAACAGCCCGCTGAGAGTGGAACTAGAGGGGATGCATTAAGCTAGCGAAACGCGGGCGTTCTACTCACAGGAGGCACAGATGCCAGCCAGCAAGACGGAGGTTGTCAGCGTACGGGTTGAGCCTCCAATCAAGGCAGCCCTGCAGGCGGCTGCCAATAGGGAAATGCGCAGCCTTGCCAATATGGTGGAGGTCATGGTTGTGGCCTATTGCCGGACCAACGGCGTGCCGATGATGGGGGTCTCCGACGAGACCTTGCCTCCGGCTCGCACGACGAAGCGGTAGCTGTGACAGCGCCTCGGCAAGAGCTCCTGTCACAGCTCGGTTTCCGTTTCGGCCTCAACGGCCCGCACGCCGCGCGGACCATGATGCTTGATGACATGAGAACGCTGCTCGCCCACACGCAGGCCGCCGACGCCGGTCGAGCGGATTATGCGACTGCCATCGTTGCTGACAATGTCCTCGGGAAGTCGACGAAAAAGGCCCGAGAGCTTGCGCTCAGGTACCTAGGTGCCCTTTACGGCCTGGACTCGTCGAATGCCGTCTTTCGCGCTTTGAGACGCCTTTGGCCCCTAGATGAATCTGCCCAACCAGTCCTGGCGTTGGCGATCGCTTTGGCGCGTGACCCGCTGCTCCGCAGTACCCAGGGATTTGTCGTTGCCCAACCTCAGGGAGGATTGGTCACGCGCGGAGAGGTTGAGGCGCTGCTCAGCTCCATCTATCCGGACCGCTTCACCGCCGCATCCATCAAATCCTTCGCGCAGAATGTGTTAGGTACCTGGACGGCGGCCGGTGTTCTGGTCGGTCACAGGCGTAAGACCAGGAGCACCCCCACCGCCAGCCCCGCGACGATCGCGTTTCTCATGTTCCTCGGGTATCTCGAAGGGCGTACTGGGCAGCGTCTTTTTTCGTCTGAATGGGTGAGGCTGCTCGGTGTTTCTATTGATGAACTAGAGGCGCTTGCAAGTTCGGCGTCTCATCGAGGCCTTCTCCTCTTCATGAATGCGGGTGGGGTCAAAGAGGTTCGGTTCCCGGGTTACCTGACGCCCGAAGAAGAGCGAATTAGACAGGAGGCTTCGCATGTCATCTAAGGTCACTAGGCTAGTAACGGCCTATCGTGAGCATCTCAGCGTGCCTTGGCAATTGGGCCTAGCATCCACTCAGCGCATCATCTTCGCCGTCTATGACAAGACGGACGAGCTTCGCCTTCGCGCCAACATCGATGAGTTCGCACTTGCGACCCAGCAGGCGGGCAAGCGGTGGCTTTTGATCGACCTGACCGATGCCTTTCCCCGATGGATGGCCGCACTTGAGTACCGCGAGGCGTACTTCGAAAGCCCTGAAGACCTTGCCGGCTACCAGGCGGGCGAGCTTATCGAGTTCGTAACCTCGCTTGCGGCCGAACTGAAGCAGCAACTCACTGCCCAAAGCGGGCCTGACACCGTCGTGGCCCTCATGGGGGTTGGTGCCTTGTTCGGCTTGGCACGCGTCTCCTCGGTGGTCGAGAGCATCAAGGACTCGGTCCGAGGTCGCTTGCTGGTCTTCTTTCCGGGTGAACATCACCCGGAGAACCATAGCTATCGGCTTCTTGATGCCCGCGATGGATGGAATTATCTCGCCGTCCCGCTCCTAGCCGACAGTTGATATCGCACATCCTCTGCATCACCACATAACCAAAAAAGACGGCGCTAATGCTCAATAAAGACATCTACAACAAGCCCCCGCAGGAGAACCGCCTCGTCAACAACGGCGTGGCAGAGGTGTCAGAGGACCACTCAGTGGCGGCGCAGGCTATCCTTCGGTACGAACTGGAGTCGTTTGTCTGCGACGGCCAGTACGAAAAAGGCTTGGAGACCATCCTCGATAAGTTCTTGCTAAACCTGGACTCTGGCAGTGAGCAGCCTGGGGTCTGGATTTCGGGCTTCTACGGTAGCGGCAAGTCGCACCTGGCCAAGATGCTGCGCACGCTGTGGACCGATTACCAGTTCGCTGACGGGGCTACCGCACGCAGCCTGGCCAAGCTGCCCACTGGCGTGTTCGAGCATCTGAAGGAGCTCAGCACGCAAGGCAAGCGGTACGGCGCATTGCATGCAGCCGCAGGCAAGCTTGGTGCTGGCGCCGGCGACAAAGTGCGCTTGGCCTTGCTGGGCATCATCTTCAAGTCCAAGGGCCTGCCGGAGCAATACAACCAAGCCCAGTTCGTGCTGTGGTTGACGCGAGAAGGCCTGCTCGCCCAGGTCGAGTCTGAGCTTCAAGCCGCAAGCCGCTCGCTGGCGCAAGAGTTGCCGCACATGTACGTGTCCAGCCATCTGGCAAAGGTATTACTCAAGGCCCGCCCCGACCTGGCGCACACCGAGGCGGATGCTCGCAAGCTCCTCAAGGAACAGTTCCCGCAGGTCACCGACGTCACCAGCGACCAGATGACTGCCGCCATTGCCGATGCGTTGACGGTCGACGGTCACTTCCCACTCACCCTGGTGGTGCTGGACGAAGTCCAACAGTTCATCGGCGCGGACGCCGAGAAGGCGTTCCAAGTGCAAGAGGTCACCGAGACCCTGTCCAAGCATTTCAACGGCAAGCTGCTCTTCGTGGGTACGGGCCAGTCAGCCCTCTCTGGCATGCCGAACCTGCAGCGGCTGATGGGACGCTTCCCAGTGCAGGTGATGCTGGGCGACTGGGATGTTGAGAACGTCACCCGTCAAATCATCTTGGCCAAGAAGCCGACGGTCATGCCCGAGGTCGAGCATGTCTGGCGTGCCAACTTGGGTGAAATTTCTCGGCATCTGCGCGGTACCAAGCTCGAGCATGTCACAGAGGACGAGGACGTGATGACGTCGGACTACCCGCTGCTACCGGTACGTCGCCGCTTCTGGGAACGCGTTCTTCGCACCATAGACACTACCGGAACCGTGTCGCAGCTGCGCAGCCAGCTGCGCGTGGTGCATGAGGCCGTTTTGGCCACGGCCGATGCACCGCTGGGTCACGTCGTTTCGGGCGACTTTCTCTACGACCAGATTGCTGCGAATCTGGTCTCCACCGCCCAGTTGCCGAAGGAAGTTTTCGAGAACGTCCAGCGTTTCACTGCCGGCGATGCGAAAAGCCAGCTCAAGGCCAAGCTGCTCAAGCTCGTCTACCTCATCAACAAGCTGCCGAGCGACGCTGCACTGGATATCGGCCTGAAGGCCACCGAAGACGCGCTGGCCGACCTGCTGGTGACTGACCTCTCGGCGGGTTCGGCCGATCTGCGCAAGAAGTTGCCGGCCTTGCTGGATGAACTGCAGAACAAGGACCGACTTGTTATGGCCCTGGTCGGCGGCAGTGGCACCGAATACCGCCTGCAGACCCGTGAATCCAGCGCCTGGTACGACGAGTTCCGCGCCCAGGAGGCCGAGCTCAAGGCCGCGCCGCAGCGCGTGGAACAAAAGCGAGCAGACCTGTTGAAGGCCCGCTTCACCGACGTGCTCAAGAAGGTGCGAGTGGTTCAAGGCAAGGACAACGTCGAGCGGCGTTTGGCCCCCACCTACGACGATACCCTGGCCAAGGACCACGCCCAGGCGCTCTACCTCTGGATTCAGGACGGCTGGCAGACCGAAGAAAAGTCCGTCATCGCCGAAGCTAAAGGCAAGTCAGCCGACAACCCCACACTATTCGCCTTCCTGCCGGCGCAGCACAAGACCGAGCTCACGAATGCCATCGTGGCGCTGGAGGCGGCCCGCACCACGCTGCAAAAGAAGGGCAGCCCTTCTACCGAGGAAGGTCGCGACGCCCAGCGCTCCATGGAGAGCCGCCAGCGCACCGCAGAGAAGGAGCTGAGCGAACTGCTGGAGCAGCTCTTCGGCACCGTGCGCGTGTTCCAGGCCGGTGGGCAAGAGGCCCAAGACGGCAACGACCTGGCCGACCGCATCAACCGAGCCGCCAAGTCGTCAGCTATCCGCTTGTATAGCCAGTTTGACGCTGCCGACCACGACCAATGGAGCAAAGTGCTCGACGAGGCCCGCAAGGGCAACCTCGAGGCACTCAAGGCCGTGGGCCACAGTCAAGAGGCGGACAAACATCCTGTCTGCCAGAAACTATTGGCCTACATCGGCCCCGGCAAGAAGGGCGCTGAAATCCGTGAGCAGTTTGACGCACCGCCATTCGGCTGGCCGCGCGACGCCATCGACGGCGCGCTCTATGCTCTGCTGGCTGCGGGTCACCTCAAGGCCAGCGATGCCACTTCCAAGTCCGTGGATGCCAAGAGCCTCGACCGAGCCAAGCTCACCCAGGCCCATTTCCAGCGCGAGAGCGTCAACATCGCGCCCATGCAGTTCATCAAGATTCGCTCGCTGTTCAGCAGTGTGGGTGTGCCCTGCCAGCCTAAGGAAGAGCTGGCCAAAGTGCCCCTGCTTCTGACCAAGCTGCGCGACCAAGCCGCCAAGGCCGGCGGCCCAGCCCCTGCGCCCGAGCCACCCAAGCTCGCGCTCATCGAAGCCATCGAGGGTCAGTC contains these protein-coding regions:
- the brxC gene encoding BREX system P-loop protein BrxC, translating into MLNKDIYNKPPQENRLVNNGVAEVSEDHSVAAQAILRYELESFVCDGQYEKGLETILDKFLLNLDSGSEQPGVWISGFYGSGKSHLAKMLRTLWTDYQFADGATARSLAKLPTGVFEHLKELSTQGKRYGALHAAAGKLGAGAGDKVRLALLGIIFKSKGLPEQYNQAQFVLWLTREGLLAQVESELQAASRSLAQELPHMYVSSHLAKVLLKARPDLAHTEADARKLLKEQFPQVTDVTSDQMTAAIADALTVDGHFPLTLVVLDEVQQFIGADAEKAFQVQEVTETLSKHFNGKLLFVGTGQSALSGMPNLQRLMGRFPVQVMLGDWDVENVTRQIILAKKPTVMPEVEHVWRANLGEISRHLRGTKLEHVTEDEDVMTSDYPLLPVRRRFWERVLRTIDTTGTVSQLRSQLRVVHEAVLATADAPLGHVVSGDFLYDQIAANLVSTAQLPKEVFENVQRFTAGDAKSQLKAKLLKLVYLINKLPSDAALDIGLKATEDALADLLVTDLSAGSADLRKKLPALLDELQNKDRLVMALVGGSGTEYRLQTRESSAWYDEFRAQEAELKAAPQRVEQKRADLLKARFTDVLKKVRVVQGKDNVERRLAPTYDDTLAKDHAQALYLWIQDGWQTEEKSVIAEAKGKSADNPTLFAFLPAQHKTELTNAIVALEAARTTLQKKGSPSTEEGRDAQRSMESRQRTAEKELSELLEQLFGTVRVFQAGGQEAQDGNDLADRINRAAKSSAIRLYSQFDAADHDQWSKVLDEARKGNLEALKAVGHSQEADKHPVCQKLLAYIGPGKKGAEIREQFDAPPFGWPRDAIDGALYALLAAGHLKASDATSKSVDAKSLDRAKLTQAHFQRESVNIAPMQFIKIRSLFSSVGVPCQPKEELAKVPLLLTKLRDQAAKAGGPAPAPEPPKLALIEAIEGQSGNAQLLELFTHFDDIAALSKSWTQTADAIAKRLPVWRHLEQLLRHAKALGPYAALKAERDAIEAQRSLLAEPDPVRPLLDKAVDLLRQALKAKLDVFAQTHAQQQALLNADPDWAKLKDAQRVALTEVHHLAAPPVVALGTAELLQDALDGCDLDHWVSRAQALPSRFEAARHAAVHLLKPNVVQVSIPRRTLNDAAELKVWLKEVEFLVEQALQKGPVSL
- the hemA gene encoding glutamyl-tRNA reductase, giving the protein MSVDVLTFGLNHVSAPVSVRERVSLPMELLRPALEGLRATFGGAVREAAILSTCNRTEIYCAAERNVIERVPAWLADFRQLDDSQLRPHIYKHTQNDAVRHAFRVASGLDSMVLGETQILGQMKTAVRAAEEAGSMGTLLHQLFQKTFSVAKEVRSQTAIGEDSVSMAAAAVRLAERVFGDLTQVKVLCVGAGEMMELCATHFAAQRPAGMVVANRTLDRAESLATRFSAGTMRLADLPDRLAEFDVVVSCTASSLPILGLGMVERATRARRRRPIVMVDLAVPRDIEPEVARLDDVYLYSVDDLGRLVQNATESRQAAVVQAEAIIETRVQNFMHWMDSRLVVPVIRDLHEAANSLREAELDRARKALARGESPDQVLEQLAHGLTQKYLHGPLAALNQSQGTDRQQLLGWLPRLYPQRSRTTRS
- a CDS encoding BREX protein BrxB domain-containing protein translates to MSSKVTRLVTAYREHLSVPWQLGLASTQRIIFAVYDKTDELRLRANIDEFALATQQAGKRWLLIDLTDAFPRWMAALEYREAYFESPEDLAGYQAGELIEFVTSLAAELKQQLTAQSGPDTVVALMGVGALFGLARVSSVVESIKDSVRGRLLVFFPGEHHPENHSYRLLDARDGWNYLAVPLLADS